In the genome of Deltaproteobacteria bacterium, one region contains:
- a CDS encoding MerR family transcriptional regulator codes for MKGTSMEQKRFTLSDIARELDLPVERLKEWIGIELVVPSKDGKAEFFVEEDLERFRVIRNLIDDLEVNIEGVEVILRMRDRTIGMEKFLRKVFALLEKNGLLDDALIEEFKKLG; via the coding sequence ATGAAAGGAACTTCCATGGAGCAAAAAAGATTCACCCTTTCGGATATCGCGAGGGAGCTTGACCTTCCGGTCGAGCGTTTGAAGGAGTGGATCGGAATTGAGCTGGTCGTCCCATCCAAAGACGGCAAGGCCGAATTTTTTGTGGAAGAGGACCTCGAGCGCTTTCGCGTCATCCGCAACCTGATCGACGATCTCGAGGTGAACATCGAAGGGGTGGAGGTCATCCTCCGCATGCGCGACCGGACGATCGGGATGGAAAAATTCCTCCGCAAGGTTTTTGCCCTGCTTGAAAAAAACGGGCTTTTGGATGACGCCCTGATTGAAGAATTCAAAAAACTCGGATAA
- a CDS encoding DNA topoisomerase VI subunit B has protein sequence MAKSATAAITSASSAEYFSKNLQQVGFSSYTKAILTTIKEAVDNALDACEEAGVLPEVSVVVERLGEAHAKGADRIKIRVEDNGPGLPLDDIVKVFGEYLASSKFGRGRCTRGQQGIGISAVTTWAQLTNARGVTVITKTEKMRQAVKCIVEVDIKHNKGVMKEKESVDWDRPHGLSCEFIVDARIQLAGEGGLLAYLNGTTLVNPHLALKYKILDQGWVEVPRVSEEVPEIPVATEPHPHTMKLGEFIAHSHLFGRVKVGAWIKKGFSRVSDGTLTELVREKAVSKGLLEKSVDAATEEDFKKVFSGLQKAKLMAPSTKSVLSIGESGLAKSIQRIGNVDFFSVISRKPAICDFKPVLVEVAIARMADRGAGAEEQTATLLRFANRVPLQFDKSACAMTKAAESVNWRTYGLNQPKDSLPLGPYIIAVSTVSPFIKFKNASKETVDASDELVEELRRALIQAGQKLSKHIRREEKEADLEQKRRHIEQFGPILVDGCCRIVKAKKERRQKALEGLAKLLGREAHLAEKELKEAEVHAEAALQELQEVTGILPSSESELAAKPAFAKATAGKQLSLEGMEEKEESKKFKKAAKSKGKKKGGRR, from the coding sequence ATGGCCAAATCAGCCACCGCCGCCATCACCTCCGCCTCCAGCGCCGAATATTTTTCCAAAAACCTCCAGCAGGTCGGTTTTTCGTCCTACACCAAGGCGATTCTCACCACCATCAAAGAGGCGGTGGATAATGCGCTGGATGCCTGCGAAGAGGCGGGGGTTCTTCCGGAAGTATCGGTCGTCGTTGAGCGTCTGGGGGAGGCGCATGCGAAGGGGGCCGACCGGATAAAAATTCGGGTGGAAGACAACGGCCCGGGACTTCCGTTAGATGACATCGTCAAAGTCTTTGGCGAATATCTCGCCAGTTCCAAGTTTGGCCGGGGACGCTGTACCCGCGGCCAGCAGGGGATCGGCATTTCGGCGGTCACCACCTGGGCCCAGCTCACCAACGCGCGCGGGGTCACCGTCATCACCAAGACCGAAAAGATGCGTCAGGCGGTCAAGTGCATCGTCGAAGTCGACATCAAGCACAACAAAGGAGTCATGAAGGAGAAAGAGTCGGTTGACTGGGACCGGCCGCATGGCCTTTCGTGCGAATTTATCGTCGATGCCCGGATTCAACTGGCCGGTGAAGGGGGCCTGCTCGCTTATCTGAATGGCACAACGCTGGTCAATCCGCACCTGGCGCTCAAGTACAAGATTCTCGATCAGGGTTGGGTGGAAGTTCCGCGGGTTTCGGAAGAGGTTCCGGAAATTCCCGTTGCGACCGAACCGCACCCGCACACGATGAAATTGGGGGAATTTATCGCCCACTCCCATCTTTTTGGCCGGGTAAAAGTCGGCGCCTGGATCAAAAAAGGCTTTTCGCGTGTTTCGGATGGAACGTTGACGGAACTGGTGCGTGAAAAGGCGGTATCGAAAGGGCTTCTTGAAAAAAGCGTCGATGCGGCAACGGAGGAAGATTTTAAAAAGGTTTTTTCAGGCCTTCAAAAAGCCAAATTGATGGCCCCGTCGACGAAAAGTGTTCTTTCCATCGGCGAATCGGGGCTGGCCAAGAGCATCCAGAGGATCGGGAATGTCGATTTTTTCTCCGTCATTTCCCGCAAACCGGCCATCTGCGATTTCAAACCGGTGCTGGTGGAGGTGGCGATCGCTCGCATGGCCGACCGGGGGGCGGGGGCCGAGGAACAAACGGCCACTCTCCTGCGTTTTGCCAACCGGGTGCCGCTTCAGTTCGACAAATCGGCCTGCGCCATGACAAAGGCGGCGGAATCGGTCAACTGGCGGACCTACGGCCTCAATCAGCCGAAGGATAGTCTGCCGCTCGGGCCCTATATTATTGCGGTCAGCACGGTTTCGCCGTTCATCAAATTCAAGAATGCGTCCAAGGAAACGGTGGACGCCAGCGACGAGCTGGTGGAAGAATTGCGCCGTGCGTTGATTCAGGCGGGACAGAAACTTTCGAAACATATCCGTCGCGAAGAGAAAGAGGCGGACCTTGAACAAAAGCGCCGGCACATCGAGCAATTCGGCCCGATTTTGGTCGACGGTTGTTGTCGGATCGTCAAAGCCAAAAAAGAGCGTCGTCAAAAGGCGCTGGAAGGTTTGGCCAAGCTTTTGGGGCGCGAGGCGCATTTGGCGGAAAAGGAATTGAAGGAAGCGGAGGTTCATGCCGAGGCGGCCCTGCAGGAATTACAGGAGGTGACCGGCATTTTGCCGTCTTCCGAATCGGAGCTTGCGGCGAAACCCGCCTTTGCTAAAGCTACGGCGGGCAAGCAGTTGTCTTTGGAAGGAATGGAAGAAAAAGAAGAGTCAAAAAAATTTAAAAAAGCGGCCAAGTCCAAGGGAAAAAAGAAGGGTGGAAGAAGATGA
- a CDS encoding AMP nucleosidase, which produces MPKARHDHQEQTSRAKKAIARDMLERYTGSPLKAFRKQIILTNFDYYLQRFKIRGKTKFFSGSVMQVCHSAGLDVSLVDFSIGSPTAALIMELLAGVAPKAVLFLGLCGGLHRSLKVGDFILPIAAIRDEGASRHFMPPQVPALPTFKVQKFISQILVENGLDYRTGVVHTTDYRFWEFDKRFKYQLYSERAIGIDMECAALFVSGFASRVAIGALLLVSDLPLKQKGIKTKKSASKVFRRFTDIHLEVGVKAMSEIAGRGEHIRHYRW; this is translated from the coding sequence ATGCCGAAGGCGCGCCACGACCATCAAGAACAGACAAGCAGGGCCAAAAAGGCCATTGCCCGCGACATGCTCGAACGCTACACCGGCAGTCCGCTTAAGGCCTTTCGGAAACAGATCATCCTCACCAACTTCGACTATTATCTTCAGCGCTTTAAAATAAGGGGTAAAACAAAATTCTTTTCGGGGTCGGTCATGCAGGTCTGCCACAGCGCCGGGCTGGATGTTTCTCTTGTCGACTTTTCCATCGGGTCTCCCACGGCGGCGCTGATCATGGAGCTTTTGGCCGGTGTTGCGCCCAAGGCGGTCTTGTTTTTGGGCCTGTGCGGCGGGCTCCACCGGTCGCTGAAGGTGGGGGATTTTATCCTCCCGATCGCGGCGATCCGGGACGAGGGGGCGTCGCGTCACTTCATGCCCCCCCAGGTGCCCGCCCTGCCGACCTTTAAAGTCCAGAAATTTATCAGCCAGATTCTGGTGGAAAATGGGCTCGACTACCGGACAGGGGTGGTTCACACCACGGACTACCGTTTTTGGGAATTCGACAAGAGGTTCAAGTATCAACTTTACTCGGAACGCGCGATCGGCATCGACATGGAATGCGCGGCCCTGTTTGTTTCGGGTTTTGCCAGCCGGGTGGCCATTGGGGCCCTGCTTCTTGTCTCGGATCTCCCGTTAAAACAGAAAGGGATCAAGACGAAAAAATCGGCCTCAAAGGTTTTTCGCCGCTTTACCGACATTCATCTGGAGGTCGGCGTGAAGGCGATGAGCGAGATCGCCGGGCGCGGCGAGCATATCCGGCACTACCGCTGGTAG